A region of the Agrobacterium sp. RAC06 genome:
TGGGCCGAGACGCGCGCCGCCATGCTCGCATGGGACAAGGCGACGCCACCCTCGGACGACAATGGAGCAGCCAAGCGGCTTCTGGCTTCGCAGCGTGCCTGGCTCGCCTATCGCGACGCGGCCTGTGATGTCGAAGGTTACTCGGTCGAAGGTGGTTCCATGCAGCCATTGGTGATTTCGTCCTGCCTTGCGGAGCTGACGACGCGCCGCACCGAGGAGCTGAAATCGCTGGTCGGGCTCTTTTGAGGGTGTGACGCGATGGCTCAGGCGAGACAGATCATGATCGTCGGCAATGGACCTGTTGATGCGGGGGCAGCGCCTCTCATCGATTCGGCCGATCTGCTGATCCGCTTCAATGGCAGCCGGAATTTCGGTGCGGCAGGACGCAAGACCGATATCATCGCTGTCTGCAACACTGGCCGTCCCGGGGCTCAAATGCTGGCCGATCCGGCGTGGCGCGAGAGCGAAGCCGTGCAACGGACCGCAGAGATCTGGTCCGTCCGCGATCCCGATAAATTCGCCGAACTCAAGCCGCAGCTGGCGATCAGCCATCCCGAGCTCGACGACTTCTGTGATGACTACACCGACGGTTTCGCCACCTTTGCGACCGCCAATGGCAAACAGCACAGGATCGTCCATGGCGATGTGCACACAGCCCTCGATGCAGAATTGCTTGCGCTTGATGCCGAACCCTATGTCGTGCCGTCAAGCGGCATGGTGGTGATCCAGGCGCTGCTCACCGATCCCGAACATGCCGAGGATACGATCATTCTCGCCGGCTTCGGTCATAGCGGCTGGGACGGTCATCCCTTCGAGGCAGAGCGCCGCCTCGTTGACCGTTACATCGCCAGCGGCCGGGTGATGCGGCTGCAACCTCTCTTTGCTTCCTCCCTCTCCCAAGGAACCTGACGCCCATGTCCTACAAGATGTCCCGCGCCGCCTATGCTTCGATGTTCGGTCCGACCACGGGCGACAAGGTGCGTCTTGCAGATACGGAACTGTTCATCGAGGTGGAGAAGGATTTCACCACCTATGGTGAAGAGGTGAAGTTTGGCGGCGGCAAGGTCATCCGTGACGGCATGGGCCAGAGCCAGGTGACGCGGGCGGATGGCGCCGTCGATACCGTCATCACCAATGCGCTGATCCTCGACCACTGGGGCATCGTGAAGGCGGATATCGGCCTCAAGGACGGCCGCATCGTCGCGATCGGCAAGGCCGGCAATCCGGATACGCAGCCGGGCGTCAACATAATCGTCGGTCCGGGCACCGAAGCGATCGCGGGCGAAGGCAAGATCATCACCGCCGGTGGCATGGATGCGCATATCCACTTCATCTGCCCGCAGCAGATCGAGGAGGCGCTGATGTCCGGCCTCACCTGCATGCTGGGCGGCGGCACGGGGCCGGCACATGGCACGCTTGCCACCACCTGCACGCCCGGCCCCTGGCATATCGCGCGGATGATCGAGGCCGCCGATGCCTTCCCGATGAACCTCGCCTTTGCCGGCAAGGGCAATGCGTCGCTGCCGGGTGCGCTTGAGGAAATGGTGCTGGGAGGTGCTACCTCGCTCAAGCTGCATGAGGACTGGGGCACGACGCCTGGCGCCATCGATTGCTGCCTCTCGGTTGCCGACCAGTACGATGTCCAGGTGATGATCCATACGGACACGCTGAACGAGAGCGGCTTTGTCGAGGATACTGTCAACGCCATCCGTGGCCGCACGATCCACGCCTTCCACACGGAAGGGGCGGGCGGCGGCCATGCGCCTGATATCATCAAGATCTGCGGCCAGATGAACGTCATCCCGTCGTCGACCAATCCGACGCGCCCCTACACGGTAAATACGATCGCCGAGCATCTGGACATGCTGATGGTCTGCCATCACCTGTCGTCGTCGATCCCGGAAGACATCGCCTTTGCCGAAAGCCGCATCCGCAAGGAAACGATCGCGGCCGAAGACATCTTGCATGACATCGGTGCCTTCTCGATCATCTCGTCCGACAGCCAGGCCATGGGCCGCGTCGGCGAAGTGATCATCCGCACCTGGCAGACGGCCGACAAGATGAAGCGCCAGCGCGGCGCACTTCCATCGGAAACCGGCGACAATGACAACATGCGCGCCAAGCGTTATATCGCGAAATACACGATCAACCCGGCGATCGCCCATGGTGTGAGCCATGAAATCGGATCGGTCGAAGTCGGCAAGCGCGCCGATCTCGTCATCTGGAACCCGGCCTTCTTCGGCGTGAAGCCTGACATGATCCTGATGGGGGGCATGATTGCGGCCGCTCCGATGGGCGATCCGAATGCCTCGATCCCGACGCCGCAGCCGGTGCATTACCGGCCTATGTTCGGCGCCTATGGCAAGGCGCGCACAAACACTTCCGTCACCTTCGTCAGCCAGGCCGCCATCGATGCCGGACTCGGCAACCGTCTCGGCGTCGCCAAACAGCTTGTCGCGGTGAAAAATACCCGTGGCGGTATCTCGAAGAAGTCGATGATCCACAACGACTTGACGCCGCATGTGGAAGTGGATCCGGAAACCTATGAAGTGCGCGCTGATGGTGAGTTGTTGACTTGCGAGCCGGCAACGAAGCTGCCGATGGCGCAGCGGTATTTCCTGTTCTGATGCGCTTTGCCATTAAGGTGACGAAATGGATGGGCGGCCTGATGGTCGCCCTTCTTGTTGCGCTTTCAATGGGCGTGTTCGTGCCCCGTCCGCTGGCCTCGCCTGCGGAGGCATCCGTGGGCGACGGAACGCAGATCCTGCTGCTCGCCAATCCCATCCACACGGACATCGCGCTGCCAGTCGATGACGAGGTGCGGGCGGCCTTTGCCGATCTCGCTCCCTCCGGCCTGCCGGTCGACATGCCCGGTGTCGAGTATCTGATCATCGGCTGGGGTGGGCGGTCCTTCTACATCGAAACGCCGACCTGGGGCGATATCCGGCCGCTGCCGGTCCTGAAGGCGCTGACCATCGATCGCTCCGTGCTGCATGTCTCGGTTGCCGGTCCGATCGATCCTGCCCATCCCACGGTGCGCCCGCTCGCGGTGACGCAAGAGGGGCGTGGCCGGATGATCGCGGCGATCCGTGCGAGCTTCGTGCGTGACGGCGGTTCGCCGGTTGCCATTCCCGGTACGGCCTATGGTTTCGACGACGCCTTCTTCGAGGCAAAGGGCGCGTTCAACGCCTTCCTCGGATGCAACACCTGGACGGCTGCGATGTTGCGGGCAGGTGGGGTGCGTACGGGCTGGTGGACGCCCTTGCCGCAATTGCTCGATCTTTCCATCGATCTTCACCACGATGCCTGAGACCCCGACATCGATCTTGCCATCACCGCCTGACCGCGCGTCATAGGATGACATTGTCGTCCATTTTAGGTGCTTCCGAGGTCAATGCGGCGATCGATCGCATTTTAGCGATTCGATTAGGGATTGAGGAAGCGACACTGCCTAATCCAGTACGCATCTTCATGAAGGAGCGGGCGGTTGAGTCGCGGCAGCAAATGGCTTTGGCGGCAGGTCGATGTGGGGGCGCTGGACAGCGCCGGCGCGGTCCGTCGCTTTGCCCTGTCGGTTGGTTTCCGAGCGGTGATCGTGACCAGTCTGGCAGGCCTCGTCTTGCTGCCGCTCCTTTATGTCCTCAACGTCGTCGCCACTCCGATCGACCAGACGATGCGGTTGATGGTGGCCTTTTCCTGGCTGTTCGGCGGCGTGCTTTCGGCTGCCTGTGCTTTCGTCGCCGGCCATGTGCTGCGTGAACTTCTGCTGTCGCGGCGAAAGTTCGAGCGCCTCAGCCGCACCGACACACTGTCCGGTCTCGCCAACCGCCGTGCCTTCAACGAGGCGTCACTCGCCATTGATTGGGATGCTTCCCTCGCGATCATCGATATCGACCGGTTCAAGACGATCAATGATCGCTACGGCCATCAGACGGGGGATCGCGTCATCCAGTCCATCTCCTCGCTGTTGAAGGAGGTCTTTGGCGAAGCGCATCTCGTCGCCCGCCTCGGCGGGGAGGAATTCGGCGTCATCATCAGGGGCGGCAGCGTTGCCGAAAGGCTCGCCCTTGTCGAGCAGGCGAGACGTCGTGTGGCGGCCGAAACAATCCTGTTCCAGGACACGGAACTTCACGTCACAGTCTCCGCCGGCGTTGCCGAATTTACGCCCGGCAAGCGGCCCGAAAGCGTCTATGCCTGGGCAGACAAGGCGTTATACCTTGCCAAGGAAAGTGGACGGGATTGCGTTTTCCACGAAAATTCGCTCGCCCTTGTGGAGGCTTTTTCCGCCGATCATGCCCCTGATGATGCTCAGCTTTTTGCGGCCATCGGACGCCGGGTCTGAAGAACGATCTTGCTGTCTGCCTTATTCCTGTGCATGGTTCAAAAAACAGCCATGCCGGAGTTTTCATGCAGCGTGCAACGTCTTTCAAATCCGCCGGTTTTATCACCGATGCGCCTGATGGGGTCGTTGTGCTTCCCCATGACGGGCGCCATCTGCGGCGCAAGCTCTTGCATCTCGACAATGGCGAGATGGTCATGCTCGACCTTAAGGAACCTGTGCTGTTCCATCATGGAGATCGGCTCGTGCTCGACGATGGCACGACCATCGAGATCCAGGCGGCGGAGGAACGGCTGTTCGAGATCCGCGCGCGCGATACTCTGCATCTGATCGAACTTGCCTGGCATCTCGGCAACCGGCATCTGGCGGCCCAGATCGAGGCCGACCGTATTCTGATCCAACGCGATCACGTCATCCGCGACATGCTGGCCGGGCTCGGGGCCGAGGTCAGTGAGGTGGTCGAGCCGTTCCAGCCGGTGCGCGGGGCTTATCATGCGCATGGTAGCCACGGTTCCCACGGGGGGCACCACGATGCCGGCCACGGCTGAGTTGGGCGCCGGTGGCCTTGGTGGTCGCCAGGCGCTTCTGCGTCTGATGGCCTGGCTGTCACCGGCCTTTCCGGTTGGCGGGTTCTCCTATTCTGCGGGCTTTGAGAGCGCTGTGGTGGAGAGGCATGTCGTTGATGGTGACGCGGTCGAGGCCTGGCTTCAGATGCTGATGAGCGACGGCGGGCTGCGCAATGATGCAATCCTGCTCTCCGAGGCGCATCGCTGCCAGAGCGAGGGCCGGGCGCTTAACGATCTGATTGCACTCGCGACGGCGTTGGCGGCGTCCGCGGAGCGCCATGCTGAAATCACCCGGCTTGGCGAGGCATTCGTCAAGGCCGCTGCCGCCTGGTCGCATCCCGTGATCGACGCCCTGGCGGGGCCTGTGCCCTACAGCGTCGCCGTTGGTGCGGTGGCGTCAGCCCATGGGGTCGGACGACCCGACGCGCTTGCCGCCTTCCTGCACGCGCAGGTGTCGCAATATGTTTCGGTCGCGATCCGCCTCGGCGTGATCGGACAGACGCGCGGAGTGGCGATCCTCGCTGCATCGGAAAGCCGCATTCTCGATGCCGCCTCCCGATACTCCGAGCTCGGTCTCGACGATCTCGGATCGGCGACCGTCATCGCCGATACGCTCAGCATGCGCCACGAGACGCAATACTCACGGCTTTTCCAATCCTAGGCGAAAGCGCTTACACAGGACGAAGATGATGAAATCGAAGAATGGTCCTCTCCGCGTCGGTATCGGCGGGCCTGTCGGATCCGGCAAGACGGCGCTCACCGAAAAACTCTGCAAGGCCATGCGTGACGACTATTCGGTCGCGGTGGTGACCAACGATATCTATACGCGCGAGGATGCCGATGCGTTGATCCGCATGCAGGCTCTGAGTTCGGATCGCGTCGTCGGCGTCGAAACCGGGGGATGTCCGCATACGGCAATCCGTGAGGATGCCTCGATCAACCTGAAAGCCATTGCCGATCTCAATGCACGCATCCCGGATCTCGAGGTGGTCTTCATCGAATCGGGCGGCGACAATCTCGCGGCGACTTTCTCCCCTGACCTCGCCGACATCACCCTTTATGTGATCTCGGTCTGCCAGGGCGAGGAAATCCCGCGCAAGGGCGGACCTGGCATCACGCGCTCGGATCTGCTCATCATCAACAAGACGGATCTCGCGCCGCATGTCGGTGTCGATCTCGAGGTGATGGAGCGGGATGCTGGAAAGATGCGCTCTGAGCGCCCCTTCGTCTTCACCGATCTGAAGCGGGGTGCCGGTGTCGAACAGATCGTCAGCTTCCTGCAGCAGAGTGGGGGGCTCTGAGCAGAAGCCAAGGGGCCAGAGTGCCGATGCCCTCAGATCTGTCTGAGGGCGTTGACGTCGCTGATCTGGATCGTGCGTCCGCGCACCACGACGCCGACGCGCTTGAGCGTCGAGAAGGCTCGTGACAGTGCTTCGGGTGCCAGACCGAGCTTGCCCGCGAGCAGGCTCTTCTGGAAGGGCAGGCGAATAGAGGCTGGGCCGCCCTCAGCTTCACAATGGGTCAGGAGATAATGCGCGACGCGCTGCGGGGCGGTCTGCAGGCGGTCATTGGCAATGCAGTCCATTGTCGTGCGCAGATGGTCGGAGAGGCAGCGGATGACCGCCTTTGCGACATCCTTCTCCTGTTCGGAGAGTGCCCGGACGCGCTGCAGGTCGAAGCGTGCGAGCGTCACCGTTTCAGCCGCCTGGGCGTTGTAGAGATACTTGTCGCCGATCGCCAGCAGGCATTCGGCAAAGGTATCTCCGGGACCGCAGATTCGGATATCGGCTTCGCGACCGTCCTTGTTCAGGCGGTAAAGGCGCACATAGCCGCTCAGCACGCTGTAGAAGCTGTCGGCGGGCTCTCCTTCGCGGAACAGGACTTCGCGCGCCTCGTAGGTGGAGATGTTGGCGATTTCCATCATCGAGGCCATCGCCGTGGGGCCCAATTGTGACAAGAACGACGTCCGCAATAGCGTGTTCTTGTCGCGCGGGTTCAGTCTCAGGATCTTGTTCACGGTCTTCACGGCTCCCCATCCATCGCGGTATCAGGGCATGCACCGCTGCCGTCGTCGTGCTCAAGTCCGCCTCGTGGGATGTGCACGCCGCCTGCAGGTCCGGGTGGTCGTGCCCTTTCCATTGGTAGTCACAATATCGCGAGCGGGGGCAGATCCGATTGATTTCGATCAATCGCGCAACGGCAAATCAGGTTTGTCTAATCTGATCCGGCGGCTTGCAAAAACGCGAAAGGCCGGGCGCTGGGCCCGGCCTTTCGTGATCACCCAGCGTCGGTCCTACTCTGCGGCGAGCGGCGGCAGGTTGATGACGTTGCCGTTGCCATCGCCCTTGCGCGTAACCGGCTGGCTGCGTTCGACAGCCGCGACACGGCGATCTATGGCTTCCAGCGCCTGAACGTTCTGACGCGCCAGGAAGGAAAGGACTTCCGGTGTCAACGGCTCTTCCTCTTCTTCCTTCTTGCCGACGAAACGGCTGAAGATCCAGCCCAAGAGGCGGGAGACGTCGTCGAGGATCAGGAAGAAGGCCGGCACAACCACAAGGCTCAATACCGTCGAAACGATGATGCCGCCGATGACGGCGATCGCCATCGGCGCGCGGAACGAGCCGCCTTCGCCGACACCGAGCGCCGAGGGCAACATGCCCGCCGACATGGCGATAGAGGTCATGATGATCGGCCGGGCGCGCTTGCGGCCCGCTTCAACCATGGCCTCAAGCCGGTGCATGCCCTGACGACGCATTTCGATGGCGAAGTCCACGAGCAGGATGGCGTTCTTCGTCACGATGCCCATCAGCATCAGGATGCCGATCAGGACCGGCATGGAGAGCGCGTTGTTGGTGATGATCAGCGCGACCGCCACGCCGCCGATTGCGAGCGGCAGCGAGAACAGGATGGTGAAGGGCTGGATCACGTCCTTGAAGAGCAGGATCAGCACCGTCAGCACCAGCAGCAGGCCGAGGATCATGGCGTTGACGAAGCTCTGCTGCATCTCGGCCTGGATCTTGGCATCACCGCTTTCGGCCAGACGGACGCTTGCGGGGATCTCGGCATTCTCGACCGTCGTGCGGAAAGCGGCCGTCGCGGTATCGAGTGCAACACCCTGAGGCAGGCCGGCACCGATCGAGACGACACGGTTGCGGTCGTTGCGCTTGATCGAAGAGACGCCTTCTGCGTAGTCGATGTCGGCGACGCTGGAGAGCGGAACGGTGGCGCCGCTTGCCGTGCGCACCTTCAGCGACCGGATGGCGGCGAGATCCGTGCGCAGGTCCAGTGAAGCCTGGACGCGGATTGGGATCTGGCGGTTGTCGAGCGAGATCTTCGGCAGGGCTGCATCGACGTCGCCTATGGTGGCGACGCGAACCGTCTGGGCGATCTGCTGCGCGGTGATGCCGAGGCGGGCTGCCTCATCGGCGCGAGGGCGGATCTGCAGCTCCGGACGGGGCAGGGCGCCGTCGGCGCTGACATTGGCGAGTTCCGGCACCTGGCGAAGCTTGGCTTCGAGGATGCCGACAGCCTGGTTCAACTCCTCCTCGTTCTTGGAGAGAAAGTTGAAGGTGATGTCGCGCTCACCCCGGTCATTGAGCTTGGTGACCCGGATATCCGGAATGCCGGCAAGCTTGGCGAAGACCTCTTCCTCGACATCCCATTGCGGACGGATACGGCCGTTTTCGGGAAGCTTCGGCATATATTGGCCGATCAGCGGAATGTTGCCGAGACCGCCATTGACGAGGGTCTTGGCAAGCGAATGCTCGATCCGGTCGAGGTTCATCGTCACGCTGGCACGGCGCAGCTCCAGATCGCCGCGCGGCGAGGAGCCGCCCAGGATGAAGATGCTGGCGACATCGGGCACGTCCTGGATGGCCGCGTAGATCTCGTCCGTCTTGCGTTCTGTTTCGTCGAGCGTCGCATTTGGCGGAAGCTCGACGGAAAGCACGATACGGCCTGCATCTTCCGGCGGAATGAAGCTGCCGGGGACGCCTGCGAGAAGCATGATCGAGCCGATCAGAAAGGCGATGGCAGCAGCCAGCGTGCCAAGGCGCGAATACCAGCGGCGCGTCGTGAAACGCACGAGCTTGGTATACATCTTGAGGGGCAGACTGTCGTTATCGTGATGGTCGTCCATCGCGTCTTCCGGCCGCATGAGATAGGCGGCCATCATCGGCGTGATGAGACGCGCCACAAGCAGCGAGAAGAAGACGGAGAAGGCCACCGTCAGGCCGAACTGGATGAAGTACTGGCCCGGGATGCCCGGCATGAAGGACACCGGCACGAAGACCGCGATGATCGTAAACGTCGTCGCGATGACCGCGAGGCCGATTTCGTCCGCCGCCTCGATGGCCGCGCGATAGGGCGTCTTGCCCATCTTGATGTGGCGGGCGATGTTTTCCACCTCGACGATCGCGTCGTCGACGAGAATGCCGGTGGCCAGCGTCAGCGCCAGGAAGGACACGAGGTTCAGCGAGAAGCCCATCATGTCCATGACCCAGAAGGTCGGGATGGCCGAGAGGGGCAGTGCTACGGCAGAGATCAGTGTTGCACGCCAGTTGCGCAGGAAGAGCAGAACGACGATGACGGCGAGGATTGCACCCTCGACGAGGGTATGCATCGCGGCTTCATAGTTGCCGTAGGTGAAGTAGACCGAGTCGTCGATCATCTCGATCTGGACGTTCGGGTTCTCGGCGCGAACCGTGGCGAGGCTCTCGGCCACGGTTTCTGCCACCGTCACTTCACTCGCCCCCTTGGCGCGGAAGACGGCGAAGGACACGACCGGCTTGCCGTCGTGACGGGCGAAGGATCTCTGTTCCTCGTACGTGTCGTAGACACGACCGAGGTCGGAAAGCTTGACGAAACGGCCGCCGGGGAGCGCGATTGTGGTGTTGGCAAGGCTCTCGACGTCGCGATTGTCACCGAGCGTGCGGATCGACTGCTCGGCGCCGGCCACCTGGCCGCGGCCCGAGCCCAGATCGACGTTCGTGCCCTTCAACTGGCCCGATATGTCGGAGGCGGTGACGCCCAGGGCATCGAGACGGTTGGGATCGAGCTCGACGCGCACCTCGCGATCGGCGCCGCCATAGCGGTCGACGCGACCGATGCCGGGCTGGCCCTGCAGGGCGCGCTTGACGCTGTCATCGACGAACCAGGAAAGTTCGGCAAGGTTCATGTTCGGCGAGGAGACGGCGAAGCTCTGGATTGCCTGACCCTCGACGTCGATCTTGGTGACGATCGGCTCCTCGACGGAGGCCGGAAGATCGCCACGGATCTGATCGATTGCGTCCTTGACGTCCTGCACCGCCTGTTCGGTGGGCACTTCCATGCGGAACATGACGACCGTCTGGGACATCCCGTCGGTGACGGTCGAATTGATTTCGTCGACGCCGGTGATCGAGGCCACCGCGTCTTCGACTTCCTTCGTCACCTGGCTTTCGAGTTCAGCCGGGGAGGCACCACTCTGGCCCACGGTGATTGCCACAAGCGGCACGTCGATGTTCGGGAAGCGGGTGATCGGCA
Encoded here:
- a CDS encoding lysozyme inhibitor LprI family protein, which gives rise to MNWSVILMLCGCVLLQDAPASGEDVRDVDCNNAQTQADMNQCAAEDYRKADAAMNAQWAETRAAMLAWDKATPPSDDNGAAKRLLASQRAWLAYRDAACDVEGYSVEGGSMQPLVISSCLAELTTRRTEELKSLVGLF
- a CDS encoding Urease operon accessory protein, which gives rise to MAQARQIMIVGNGPVDAGAAPLIDSADLLIRFNGSRNFGAAGRKTDIIAVCNTGRPGAQMLADPAWRESEAVQRTAEIWSVRDPDKFAELKPQLAISHPELDDFCDDYTDGFATFATANGKQHRIVHGDVHTALDAELLALDAEPYVVPSSGMVVIQALLTDPEHAEDTIILAGFGHSGWDGHPFEAERRLVDRYIASGRVMRLQPLFASSLSQGT
- the ureC gene encoding urease subunit alpha: MSYKMSRAAYASMFGPTTGDKVRLADTELFIEVEKDFTTYGEEVKFGGGKVIRDGMGQSQVTRADGAVDTVITNALILDHWGIVKADIGLKDGRIVAIGKAGNPDTQPGVNIIVGPGTEAIAGEGKIITAGGMDAHIHFICPQQIEEALMSGLTCMLGGGTGPAHGTLATTCTPGPWHIARMIEAADAFPMNLAFAGKGNASLPGALEEMVLGGATSLKLHEDWGTTPGAIDCCLSVADQYDVQVMIHTDTLNESGFVEDTVNAIRGRTIHAFHTEGAGGGHAPDIIKICGQMNVIPSSTNPTRPYTVNTIAEHLDMLMVCHHLSSSIPEDIAFAESRIRKETIAAEDILHDIGAFSIISSDSQAMGRVGEVIIRTWQTADKMKRQRGALPSETGDNDNMRAKRYIAKYTINPAIAHGVSHEIGSVEVGKRADLVIWNPAFFGVKPDMILMGGMIAAAPMGDPNASIPTPQPVHYRPMFGAYGKARTNTSVTFVSQAAIDAGLGNRLGVAKQLVAVKNTRGGISKKSMIHNDLTPHVEVDPETYEVRADGELLTCEPATKLPMAQRYFLF
- a CDS encoding TIGR02117 family protein; this translates as MRFAIKVTKWMGGLMVALLVALSMGVFVPRPLASPAEASVGDGTQILLLANPIHTDIALPVDDEVRAAFADLAPSGLPVDMPGVEYLIIGWGGRSFYIETPTWGDIRPLPVLKALTIDRSVLHVSVAGPIDPAHPTVRPLAVTQEGRGRMIAAIRASFVRDGGSPVAIPGTAYGFDDAFFEAKGAFNAFLGCNTWTAAMLRAGGVRTGWWTPLPQLLDLSIDLHHDA
- a CDS encoding GGDEF domain-containing protein, with the protein product MSRGSKWLWRQVDVGALDSAGAVRRFALSVGFRAVIVTSLAGLVLLPLLYVLNVVATPIDQTMRLMVAFSWLFGGVLSAACAFVAGHVLRELLLSRRKFERLSRTDTLSGLANRRAFNEASLAIDWDASLAIIDIDRFKTINDRYGHQTGDRVIQSISSLLKEVFGEAHLVARLGGEEFGVIIRGGSVAERLALVEQARRRVAAETILFQDTELHVTVSAGVAEFTPGKRPESVYAWADKALYLAKESGRDCVFHENSLALVEAFSADHAPDDAQLFAAIGRRV
- the ureE gene encoding urease accessory protein UreE is translated as MQRATSFKSAGFITDAPDGVVVLPHDGRHLRRKLLHLDNGEMVMLDLKEPVLFHHGDRLVLDDGTTIEIQAAEERLFEIRARDTLHLIELAWHLGNRHLAAQIEADRILIQRDHVIRDMLAGLGAEVSEVVEPFQPVRGAYHAHGSHGSHGGHHDAGHG
- a CDS encoding urease accessory protein UreF — translated: MPATAELGAGGLGGRQALLRLMAWLSPAFPVGGFSYSAGFESAVVERHVVDGDAVEAWLQMLMSDGGLRNDAILLSEAHRCQSEGRALNDLIALATALAASAERHAEITRLGEAFVKAAAAWSHPVIDALAGPVPYSVAVGAVASAHGVGRPDALAAFLHAQVSQYVSVAIRLGVIGQTRGVAILAASESRILDAASRYSELGLDDLGSATVIADTLSMRHETQYSRLFQS
- the ureG gene encoding urease accessory protein UreG produces the protein MKSKNGPLRVGIGGPVGSGKTALTEKLCKAMRDDYSVAVVTNDIYTREDADALIRMQALSSDRVVGVETGGCPHTAIREDASINLKAIADLNARIPDLEVVFIESGGDNLAATFSPDLADITLYVISVCQGEEIPRKGGPGITRSDLLIINKTDLAPHVGVDLEVMERDAGKMRSERPFVFTDLKRGAGVEQIVSFLQQSGGL
- a CDS encoding Crp/Fnr family transcriptional regulator, which gives rise to MNKILRLNPRDKNTLLRTSFLSQLGPTAMASMMEIANISTYEAREVLFREGEPADSFYSVLSGYVRLYRLNKDGREADIRICGPGDTFAECLLAIGDKYLYNAQAAETVTLARFDLQRVRALSEQEKDVAKAVIRCLSDHLRTTMDCIANDRLQTAPQRVAHYLLTHCEAEGGPASIRLPFQKSLLAGKLGLAPEALSRAFSTLKRVGVVVRGRTIQISDVNALRQI
- a CDS encoding efflux RND transporter permease subunit — protein: MNFSAWSIRNPIAPILGFFLLMVVGIQSFYALPITRFPNIDVPLVAITVGQSGASPAELESQVTKEVEDAVASITGVDEINSTVTDGMSQTVVMFRMEVPTEQAVQDVKDAIDQIRGDLPASVEEPIVTKIDVEGQAIQSFAVSSPNMNLAELSWFVDDSVKRALQGQPGIGRVDRYGGADREVRVELDPNRLDALGVTASDISGQLKGTNVDLGSGRGQVAGAEQSIRTLGDNRDVESLANTTIALPGGRFVKLSDLGRVYDTYEEQRSFARHDGKPVVSFAVFRAKGASEVTVAETVAESLATVRAENPNVQIEMIDDSVYFTYGNYEAAMHTLVEGAILAVIVVLLFLRNWRATLISAVALPLSAIPTFWVMDMMGFSLNLVSFLALTLATGILVDDAIVEVENIARHIKMGKTPYRAAIEAADEIGLAVIATTFTIIAVFVPVSFMPGIPGQYFIQFGLTVAFSVFFSLLVARLITPMMAAYLMRPEDAMDDHHDNDSLPLKMYTKLVRFTTRRWYSRLGTLAAAIAFLIGSIMLLAGVPGSFIPPEDAGRIVLSVELPPNATLDETERKTDEIYAAIQDVPDVASIFILGGSSPRGDLELRRASVTMNLDRIEHSLAKTLVNGGLGNIPLIGQYMPKLPENGRIRPQWDVEEEVFAKLAGIPDIRVTKLNDRGERDITFNFLSKNEEELNQAVGILEAKLRQVPELANVSADGALPRPELQIRPRADEAARLGITAQQIAQTVRVATIGDVDAALPKISLDNRQIPIRVQASLDLRTDLAAIRSLKVRTASGATVPLSSVADIDYAEGVSSIKRNDRNRVVSIGAGLPQGVALDTATAAFRTTVENAEIPASVRLAESGDAKIQAEMQQSFVNAMILGLLLVLTVLILLFKDVIQPFTILFSLPLAIGGVAVALIITNNALSMPVLIGILMLMGIVTKNAILLVDFAIEMRRQGMHRLEAMVEAGRKRARPIIMTSIAMSAGMLPSALGVGEGGSFRAPMAIAVIGGIIVSTVLSLVVVPAFFLILDDVSRLLGWIFSRFVGKKEEEEEPLTPEVLSFLARQNVQALEAIDRRVAAVERSQPVTRKGDGNGNVINLPPLAAE